One segment of Chionomys nivalis chromosome 1, mChiNiv1.1, whole genome shotgun sequence DNA contains the following:
- the Ssmem1 gene encoding serine-rich single-pass membrane protein 1, whose amino-acid sequence MGDLLSLFWELDPPPMPLSFSIPRQDAECRKDGKDDSCGIVGSFLLWYFVVILILVFLSRASVWMSASKWDEDGGTSAPVSQASKETFYKQQSKDRSWDYSQVMKKPKQNQLPAVTDSEIALVSAYLEHRRARRHSQFHRKNQIQQDSDSTERENEESNSGASSWKESESEQPPAPASIKRRRSALRPRDLENYQVRERPCLHCRAMRTKEWLSRHFPASTSVTTPVTEEIQQESRTPGINTALSKV is encoded by the exons ATGGGAGATCTTTTGTCTTTATTCTGGGAGTTGGACCCTCCTCCCATGCCCCTCAGTTTTAGTATCCCGAGACAGGATGCTGAGTGCCGGAAAGACGGGAAAGACGATTCTTGTGGGATAGTAGGAAGCTTTCTGCTTTGGTATTTCGTCGTCATACTGATCCTCGTGTTCTTGTCTCGGGCTTCCGTCTGG ATGTCTGCCAGCAAGTGGGATGAAGACGGTGGGACCAGTGCACCAGTAAGTCAAG CAAGTAAAGAAACTTTCTATAAGCAACAAAGTAAAGACAGATCCTGGGACTATTCACAAGTGATGAAGAAACCAAAGCAGAACCAACTTCCTGCCGTAACTGACTCTGAAATAGCTTTGGTCAGTGCCTACCTTGAACATAGACGAGCTAGGCGCCATTCCCAGTTCCACCGGAAGAATCAGATCCAGCAAGACAGCGATAGCACTGAGCGCGAAAATGAGGAATCCAACTCTGGAGCGTCCTCTTGGAAGGAGAGCGAAAGTGAACAGCCTCCAGCGCCCGCCAGTATCAAGAGGAGAAGATCAGCGTTGAGGCCAAGGGATCTGGAAAATTACCAAGTCAGAGAAAGGCCCTGCCTCCACTGCAGAGCCATGAGAACCAAAGAATGGCTGTCACGTCACTTCCCAGCAAGTACTTCGGTAACAACCCCCGTGACGGAAGAGATTCAACAGGAGAGTCGGACACCTGGCATCAACACAGCATTAAGTAAAGTTTGA